One window of the Pyrinomonadaceae bacterium genome contains the following:
- a CDS encoding protein kinase, whose amino-acid sequence MTLEPGTEIGRYKILSKLGQGGMGEVYLAEDTRLRRNVALKILPADVAADRVRMERFVQEAKAASALNHPNIITIYEIDQTESGHFIAIEYIDGQTLRERAANSTMTVGDVLDIAIQATSALAEAHEAGIVHRDIKPDNIMIRRDGIVKVLDFGLAKLSEQQQSSVFVDSEAPTSINIKTEPGVVMGTAVYMSPEQARGLPVDARTDIFSFGIVLYEIVAGRLPFKGSDRVEVLMSILGDAQPPPLARYAPEAPDELQRIVAKTLAKPREDRYQSTNDLLNDLRNLKKRIELDAELQRTLPPEAVPAAQRTAEVSAALRTETPGTVTAIIPPAASSESPGAGRKLQKRTILITAGLAALAVTLGLLWYFKSGPATPLTGEDTIVLADFINTTGDPVFDGTLKQALASQLEQSPFLSIFSDSRVREALRLMDRSPDERVTKEIARQICLRQGFKAFLNGSISNIGSNYVITLEATNAQTGDTIALEQAEADSKEQVLAALGTVATNLRKQLGESLASIQKYDKPIHQATTPSLEALKYYSNGIEQQLKGRYLDAIPSFKKATEIDQNFARAYAAMSSMYYNTRQYELAAEASRKAYELRDRVGENERLYITQAYYDNVTGELEKYLQTLEQWKSTYPRDASPPNNLAVKYNELGLFDKAAAEAREAIRLNPGSTSGYSLLAAAQLAVNRFDEAKQTINQAQGEKLDSTAMRRTLFRIAFVQHDSATMQQQIDWLSGKQDEYLAQGWQSETAAFLGQLKKSQEFSDSALEAAERRDQKDVAAQIAVAAAARDALFGDCTRLKEQTAKALSLTNRQVTTANAANALSSCGEFSQAQTLIEELTRRSPTDTVLNKILAPLVQARMELQRDNAVQAIQLLETTRPFEGYALFQIAYLRGQAYLKQKKGAEAATEFQKILDHRGYQPTSPIFVVSHLGLARAAALQGDTAKARKAYQDFFALWKDADASLPVLIEARKEYDKLN is encoded by the coding sequence ATGACCCTTGAACCAGGTACGGAAATCGGTCGGTACAAGATCCTGTCAAAACTCGGACAGGGCGGGATGGGCGAAGTTTACCTCGCCGAAGACACGCGCCTGCGCCGGAACGTTGCCCTGAAAATTTTGCCCGCAGACGTCGCCGCCGATCGCGTGCGCATGGAGCGGTTCGTGCAAGAGGCGAAAGCGGCATCGGCGCTGAATCACCCGAACATCATTACGATCTACGAAATCGATCAGACTGAGTCGGGCCATTTCATCGCGATCGAGTACATCGATGGACAGACGTTGCGGGAACGAGCGGCGAACTCAACTATGACGGTCGGCGACGTACTTGATATCGCGATCCAGGCGACGAGTGCCCTCGCCGAAGCTCATGAAGCCGGCATCGTCCATCGCGACATCAAACCCGACAACATCATGATCCGGCGCGATGGGATCGTGAAAGTCCTCGACTTTGGCCTGGCGAAACTTTCTGAGCAGCAACAGTCGTCGGTTTTTGTAGACAGCGAAGCGCCCACGTCGATCAATATTAAAACTGAACCGGGCGTCGTCATGGGAACGGCGGTTTACATGTCGCCTGAACAAGCGCGCGGTCTGCCGGTTGATGCGCGGACGGACATCTTTAGTTTCGGGATCGTGCTGTACGAGATTGTCGCCGGGCGCTTGCCGTTCAAGGGTTCGGATCGCGTTGAAGTTTTGATGTCGATCCTGGGGGATGCCCAACCGCCGCCGCTGGCGCGGTACGCGCCCGAAGCGCCCGATGAGTTGCAGCGCATTGTGGCGAAGACGCTCGCGAAACCGCGCGAGGACCGTTATCAGTCCACGAATGATTTGCTGAACGACCTGCGGAATCTGAAGAAACGGATCGAGCTTGATGCGGAGTTACAGCGCACGTTACCGCCCGAAGCCGTTCCGGCCGCACAGCGTACCGCCGAAGTGTCCGCGGCGCTCAGGACGGAAACACCCGGAACCGTCACCGCAATCATCCCGCCGGCCGCGAGCAGTGAGTCGCCGGGCGCGGGAAGGAAACTTCAAAAACGCACCATCCTGATTACGGCAGGCCTCGCGGCTCTGGCCGTGACGTTGGGTTTGCTCTGGTACTTCAAATCGGGTCCGGCCACCCCGCTGACGGGAGAAGACACGATCGTGCTCGCCGATTTCATCAACACTACCGGCGATCCGGTGTTCGATGGAACGCTCAAGCAAGCTTTGGCATCGCAACTCGAGCAGTCGCCTTTCTTGAGCATCTTCTCTGACAGTCGCGTGCGTGAGGCGCTGCGGCTGATGGATCGCTCGCCGGATGAACGAGTGACGAAAGAGATCGCGCGTCAGATTTGCCTGCGGCAGGGATTCAAAGCATTTCTCAACGGCTCGATCTCGAACATCGGCAGCAACTACGTCATCACGCTGGAAGCCACGAACGCGCAAACCGGTGACACGATCGCGCTGGAACAAGCTGAGGCGGACAGCAAAGAGCAAGTGCTGGCGGCGTTGGGAACGGTTGCGACGAACCTGCGCAAGCAACTGGGCGAATCGCTAGCGTCAATTCAGAAGTATGACAAGCCGATCCATCAGGCGACGACGCCATCGCTTGAAGCTCTTAAATACTATTCAAACGGGATCGAGCAGCAGCTCAAAGGCCGATACCTCGACGCCATTCCTTCTTTCAAAAAAGCGACGGAGATCGATCAGAACTTCGCGCGCGCCTACGCGGCGATGTCGTCCATGTACTACAACACGCGACAGTACGAGCTGGCGGCTGAGGCCTCGCGCAAGGCGTACGAGCTGCGCGATCGAGTCGGTGAAAATGAAAGGCTTTATATCACCCAGGCCTACTATGACAACGTTACGGGCGAGCTGGAGAAGTATCTGCAAACGCTCGAACAGTGGAAGAGCACCTATCCGCGCGATGCCTCACCGCCAAACAACCTGGCGGTGAAATACAACGAGCTTGGTTTATTTGATAAGGCGGCCGCTGAGGCACGTGAAGCGATTCGCCTCAATCCCGGATCGACCTCCGGCTATTCGCTTTTGGCTGCCGCGCAACTGGCGGTCAATCGCTTTGACGAAGCTAAACAGACTATTAATCAGGCGCAGGGAGAGAAGCTGGACAGCACCGCCATGCGCCGGACTCTGTTTCGGATCGCTTTCGTCCAGCACGATAGCGCGACCATGCAGCAACAGATCGACTGGTTGAGCGGAAAGCAGGACGAGTACCTGGCGCAGGGCTGGCAATCAGAGACGGCGGCGTTTTTGGGCCAACTGAAAAAGTCGCAGGAGTTTTCTGACAGCGCGCTGGAGGCAGCGGAACGGCGCGATCAGAAAGACGTTGCCGCGCAGATCGCGGTTGCGGCCGCGGCGCGCGACGCGCTGTTTGGTGATTGCACCCGGTTGAAAGAGCAGACCGCAAAGGCGCTCAGCCTCACGAACAGGCAAGTGACCACCGCCAATGCGGCGAATGCGCTGTCGAGCTGCGGTGAGTTCAGCCAGGCCCAGACTCTGATTGAGGAACTGACCAGGCGTTCTCCGACCGACACGGTGCTCAACAAGATTTTGGCACCGCTGGTCCAGGCGCGGATGGAATTGCAGCGAGATAATGCGGTGCAGGCAATCCAGTTGCTTGAAACGACCAGACCGTTTGAAGGATACGCTCTTTTCCAGATCGCCTATCTGCGCGGCCAGGCATACCTGAAACAGAAAAAGGGAGCGGAGGCGGCCACGGAATTTCAGAAGATTCTCGACCATCGCGGCTACCAACCGACTTCTCCGATCTTCGTGGTGTCGCACCTGGGCCTGGCCCGCGCCGCCGCACTGCAAGGCGACACGGCAAAAGCGCGCAAGGCCTATCAGGATTTCTTCGCGCTATGGAAAGACGCGGACGCGAGCCTGCCAGTTCTGATTGAAGCAAGGAAAGAATACGACAAGCTGAATTAA
- a CDS encoding S8 family peptidase → MKKLVLFATVLLFCCATIFFYEPVRSQGWKEKVRKSAKKIENNYVVVLDDSVIGERGEYSIAGYMAEDMARTYRGKLKHVYKHAMNGFSVEMSEEDAEKMAQDYRVLFVEEDGIYTTDATQTNPPWGLDRIDQRNRPLSATYTYNWTGSGVRVYVIDTGIRTAHTQFGGRASNVFDVNGGDGQDCNGHGTHVAGTVGGSTYGVAKSALLRGVRVFGCGSTTSTSNIIAGVNYVTANRILPAVANMSVGGPASSSMDTAVNNLINSGVTVAVAAGNSNGANACNYSPARVANAITVGSTTSTDARSSFSNIGTCLDLFAPGSSILSAWYTSNTATATLSGTSMASPHVAGVAALYKQANPSASPSTIRNAIVNNATTGVVTNAGTGSPNRLLYSLFF, encoded by the coding sequence ATGAAGAAACTAGTTCTATTCGCTACGGTGCTACTTTTTTGCTGCGCGACGATCTTCTTTTACGAACCGGTGCGCAGCCAGGGCTGGAAAGAGAAAGTTCGTAAGAGCGCAAAGAAGATCGAGAACAACTACGTCGTCGTTTTAGACGACTCGGTGATCGGCGAGCGAGGCGAGTACTCAATTGCCGGCTACATGGCCGAAGACATGGCCCGAACATATCGCGGGAAATTGAAGCATGTGTACAAGCACGCCATGAATGGCTTTTCGGTGGAAATGTCCGAAGAAGATGCCGAAAAGATGGCTCAGGACTATCGCGTCTTGTTTGTAGAAGAGGATGGCATCTACACGACTGACGCTACGCAAACGAATCCGCCGTGGGGTCTCGACCGCATCGACCAACGCAATCGGCCGCTTAGCGCCACCTACACTTACAACTGGACCGGATCGGGCGTTCGCGTTTACGTCATTGACACGGGCATTCGCACTGCCCATACGCAATTCGGCGGACGCGCGTCGAACGTGTTCGACGTGAACGGCGGCGACGGGCAGGACTGCAACGGCCACGGCACGCACGTCGCCGGCACGGTCGGGGGCAGCACTTACGGCGTGGCCAAGAGCGCGCTTCTGCGCGGCGTCCGGGTCTTCGGCTGCGGCAGCACAACCTCGACGTCGAACATTATTGCGGGCGTCAACTATGTGACGGCCAATCGGATCCTGCCGGCAGTCGCCAATATGAGTGTCGGCGGTCCGGCCTCGTCCTCGATGGACACGGCCGTAAACAACCTGATCAACTCGGGCGTGACGGTCGCCGTCGCCGCCGGCAACAGCAATGGCGCGAACGCGTGCAACTATTCGCCCGCGCGCGTCGCCAACGCCATAACAGTGGGCTCGACGACCTCGACGGACGCGCGCTCCTCGTTCTCGAACATCGGCACGTGCCTCGACTTGTTCGCGCCCGGCTCAAGCATCCTCTCGGCCTGGTACACGTCGAACACGGCAACGGCGACGTTGAGCGGTACGTCGATGGCCTCGCCGCACGTCGCGGGCGTAGCGGCGCTTTACAAACAAGCGAATCCTTCCGCTTCACCCTCAACGATTCGAAATGCGATCGTTAACAATGCGACGACCGGGGTTGTCACGAATGCCGGAACGGGTTCGCCGAACCGGTTGCTGTATTCGCTGTTCTTCTAG
- a CDS encoding aldo/keto reductase, with translation MRNRTFGRTDWEVSEIGYGMWGMASWSNSDDHQSLESLQAAVDLGCDFFDTAYAYGEGHSEQLLGQTVRANPQKRLYTATKIPPMNREWPARADATLKESYPPDHVEEYVHRSLKNADLQNFDLIQFHTWNDEWLRDDRWFYKLDDLRSQKLISAIGISINRWEPWNGMRAVRTGQIDAVQVIYNIFDQNPEDELFPACEEMNVAVIARVPFDEGTLTGTLTKGSHWPEGDWRNTYFVPENLSASVDRAEALKETLRVWNEEHATQITMPELALRFILSNPTVSTIIPGMRKLAHVEANLAASDAGPLPVELRERLRAHRWVRKPAPWSQ, from the coding sequence ATGCGAAACAGAACCTTTGGCCGCACCGATTGGGAAGTCAGCGAAATAGGCTATGGCATGTGGGGGATGGCCAGTTGGTCAAACTCGGACGATCACCAGTCTCTGGAATCACTGCAGGCCGCAGTCGATCTAGGCTGCGACTTTTTCGATACGGCCTACGCTTATGGCGAAGGGCACAGCGAACAGTTGCTGGGCCAAACCGTGCGCGCGAATCCGCAGAAGCGTCTCTACACGGCGACCAAGATTCCTCCGATGAACCGGGAATGGCCGGCGCGTGCGGACGCCACGCTGAAGGAATCCTATCCGCCCGACCACGTCGAAGAATACGTGCACCGCAGTCTGAAGAATGCTGATCTGCAGAACTTCGATTTGATCCAGTTCCATACCTGGAATGACGAGTGGCTGCGCGACGATCGTTGGTTCTACAAACTCGACGACTTGCGCAGTCAGAAACTAATCAGCGCGATCGGAATCAGTATCAATCGCTGGGAGCCCTGGAATGGAATGCGCGCGGTGCGAACCGGTCAGATCGATGCCGTTCAGGTCATTTACAATATCTTCGATCAGAATCCCGAAGACGAGTTGTTTCCGGCGTGTGAAGAGATGAATGTCGCCGTGATTGCGCGCGTGCCTTTTGATGAGGGTACCTTGACCGGCACGCTGACCAAAGGCAGCCACTGGCCCGAAGGCGATTGGCGCAACACATATTTTGTGCCTGAGAACTTGAGCGCGAGCGTTGATCGAGCCGAAGCGCTAAAAGAAACGTTGCGCGTCTGGAACGAGGAGCACGCTACGCAAATCACCATGCCTGAACTGGCTCTGCGCTTTATTCTTTCCAATCCGACGGTCAGTACGATCATTCCGGGCATGCGCAAGCTTGCGCACGTCGAAGCCAACCTCGCCGCGAGCGATGCCGGTCCCTTGCCGGTGGAATTACGAGAGCGACTACGCGCTCATCGGTGGGTCCGAAAACCTGCGCCGTGGTCGCAATAA
- a CDS encoding protein kinase: MSLEAGTKLGRYEIRSKIGAGGMGDVYLAQDTELDRTVAVKILPDDVTGDEQRLHRFTQEARAVSALNHPNILTIHEIGSSENIRFIATEFIDGQTLRRSIESGLKLIDILEIAIQAGSALAAAHAAGIIHRDIKPDNIMVRRDGYVKLLDFGLAKLIVSDSSTDAEAETLAMINTSAGAVIGTAKYMSPEQAKGIAVDRRTDLWSLGAVIYEMITRNEPFGGETPTEIISLILQREPPPLDSYVNEAPPELQRIVSKALTKKLDDRYQAAEELVADLRNLKRKLEATAETSGVMPELRRSTSDSSRLVGPLTATRETPATALPAPSSAEYVVSGIKQHKRAAIVTSLVVFFGLVGLVILLQRSRNSGAAIQSIAVLPFENQSQDPETEYLSDGVTESIINSLAQLPNVRVIARSSVFRYKGQKIDPLKAGQELGVHAVLTGRLVQRGDSLTISTELLDVRENKQLWGEQYNEKVADILSMQRAIAGQISNHLRLKLSGSDQSRVTRVYTQNTDAYQLYLKGRFLWNKRTSESLEKSVEYFDQAIAKDPTYALAYAGLADSWYSRGWYRYVEPKQAYEKARVAANRALELDPRLAEGHAILAAIKTVYDWDWAGAEREFKLAIELNPSYATAHQRYSLFLPALGRFDEAIAEARKARDVDPLALPVNENLGDILYLARRYDEAIEQLRKTLELDPNYGVAHGTLAKVYEAQGKHEELLEERLKGSSPETVAELRKVFAASGIKGVWQNRLNVLLERSKTAYVSPADIALFYTRLNDRDQAFAWLEKAMAERSINFNYLVADPRFDNLRGDPRLAALLRRVGLEPIKI, from the coding sequence ATGAGTCTCGAAGCCGGCACAAAACTCGGCCGTTACGAAATTCGCTCGAAGATTGGCGCGGGCGGCATGGGCGATGTTTATCTGGCCCAGGACACCGAACTGGATCGAACGGTGGCGGTAAAAATTTTGCCGGACGACGTCACCGGGGATGAGCAACGCCTGCACCGGTTTACTCAGGAAGCGCGAGCTGTTTCCGCTCTGAATCACCCAAACATTCTCACCATCCACGAGATCGGCAGCAGCGAAAACATTCGTTTCATTGCTACCGAATTCATCGACGGCCAGACGCTGCGGCGAAGCATCGAGTCGGGCCTTAAACTGATCGACATTCTCGAAATCGCGATTCAGGCCGGCAGCGCGCTGGCTGCGGCCCACGCCGCGGGAATCATTCACCGCGACATCAAGCCCGACAACATCATGGTGCGCCGTGATGGCTACGTTAAGCTGCTGGATTTTGGACTGGCCAAACTAATTGTCTCTGATTCTTCGACTGATGCTGAGGCCGAAACGCTGGCGATGATAAATACCAGCGCCGGCGCCGTGATCGGGACGGCGAAGTACATGTCACCGGAACAAGCAAAAGGGATCGCGGTCGACCGGCGGACTGACTTGTGGAGCCTGGGCGCAGTCATCTACGAGATGATCACGCGCAACGAACCGTTCGGGGGCGAGACGCCCACGGAAATAATCTCGCTGATCCTGCAGCGGGAGCCACCACCGCTGGACAGCTACGTCAATGAGGCGCCGCCTGAGTTGCAGCGTATTGTTTCGAAGGCGCTGACCAAGAAGCTGGACGACCGGTATCAAGCCGCCGAAGAATTAGTCGCCGACCTACGCAACCTGAAACGGAAGCTGGAAGCTACGGCTGAGACGTCCGGCGTCATGCCTGAGCTCCGCCGGTCAACTTCCGACAGCAGCCGGCTGGTTGGCCCGCTGACTGCGACACGCGAAACGCCGGCGACCGCTCTGCCCGCTCCCTCGAGCGCCGAATACGTGGTCTCCGGAATCAAGCAACACAAGCGCGCGGCAATCGTCACGTCATTGGTGGTGTTCTTCGGATTGGTGGGCCTGGTCATCCTTCTTCAGCGCTCGCGTAATTCAGGGGCAGCCATTCAGTCGATCGCGGTGCTGCCGTTTGAAAACCAGAGCCAGGATCCCGAAACCGAATATCTTTCCGATGGCGTCACCGAAAGCATCATCAACAGCCTGGCCCAGCTGCCAAACGTCAGAGTGATCGCCCGCAGTTCAGTGTTTCGTTACAAGGGACAAAAGATCGATCCGCTGAAAGCCGGACAAGAGTTGGGTGTGCATGCGGTGCTGACCGGCAGGCTTGTGCAACGGGGCGACAGCCTGACAATCAGCACTGAGCTGCTTGATGTCAGAGAAAACAAACAGCTCTGGGGCGAGCAATACAACGAGAAGGTAGCCGACATTCTCTCGATGCAGCGCGCCATTGCCGGCCAGATTTCCAATCACCTGCGGCTCAAACTTTCCGGATCGGATCAGAGCCGGGTCACGCGGGTTTACACGCAGAACACCGACGCCTATCAGCTCTATCTAAAAGGCCGCTTTCTTTGGAATAAGCGCACGAGCGAGTCACTGGAAAAATCTGTCGAGTACTTCGATCAGGCGATCGCAAAAGATCCCACCTATGCTCTGGCGTATGCAGGGCTGGCCGATAGTTGGTACTCGCGCGGTTGGTACCGGTATGTCGAACCAAAGCAGGCGTATGAAAAGGCTCGGGTGGCCGCGAACCGGGCCCTCGAACTCGATCCGCGTTTGGCTGAGGGGCACGCGATTCTGGCGGCCATTAAGACGGTCTATGACTGGGATTGGGCGGGCGCGGAGCGCGAGTTCAAACTCGCCATTGAACTGAATCCGAGCTACGCGACGGCGCACCAGCGGTACTCACTTTTCCTGCCCGCGCTCGGCCGCTTTGACGAAGCGATTGCCGAAGCCAGAAAAGCTCGGGACGTCGATCCACTTGCATTGCCGGTTAACGAAAACCTGGGTGACATTTTGTACCTCGCGCGCCGGTACGACGAAGCGATCGAGCAACTGCGGAAGACTTTAGAGTTGGATCCGAATTATGGCGTCGCGCACGGCACGCTCGCAAAAGTGTACGAGGCGCAAGGCAAACACGAAGAATTGCTCGAAGAAAGACTGAAAGGTTCGTCGCCCGAAACCGTGGCCGAGCTGAGAAAGGTTTTCGCCGCCTCCGGGATCAAAGGCGTCTGGCAGAATCGACTGAACGTGTTGCTTGAACGTTCGAAAACCGCGTATGTGTCGCCCGCGGATATTGCGCTGTTCTACACGCGCCTGAATGATCGCGATCAGGCTTTCGCCTGGCTGGAAAAGGCAATGGCCGAACGTTCGATCAACTTCAACTATTTGGTGGCCGATCCGCGGTTCGACAATCTGCGCGGCGATCCACGGCTCGCGGCCTTGCTTCGGCGGGTCGGATTGGAGCCGATAAAAATATAA
- a CDS encoding protein kinase, translated as MNPDNWPKVKEIFDQALARPAGERAAFVRDACGDDQELRQEVVSLLRSYEDAESFMETPAVQSAARSLAGDGKLSVGQQITHYVIRALIGEGGMGEVYLAEDIELHRQVAIKRLPAELATNQSRLRRFEQEARAISALNHPNIITIHEIAQADGLRFIVSEFIDGDTLRERMLAERLKLTTALDIATQVAGALAAAHAADIVHRDIKPENIMIRRDGLVKVLDFGVAKLNEPRTLDIGSELPTATRLKTEPGMLIGTPSYMSPEQARGDVIDQRTDLWAVGVVLYEMLAGHPPFSGQTSSHIIVSILEREPPLLVTLAEDVPTELQRIVRKTLAKDREQRYQTARDLLIDLNSLRRDLDLQSEIKRSRGTDASLFKTATGTENRAAQYASGSFSSATMESRAVANAEDQIYGKKRRQLYIGIAGAALIAIAIVTTAVLLSRRSPVARPPTQRALARLTFDAGLQSEPSWSPDGQFVAYSSNRSGNFDIWVKPLGEGDPVQVTKSSAHDWQPDWSVDGKRIVFRSERDGGGLFVVPAPTGGNERKISSFGYRPHWSPDGSQILFYSVDFHNTPSPPKLYLVGLDGAPPREVLSEALSGMTGRLRVSWHPDGKRVSLWSDNSGELAFETVALVGGGRAKSEINPEVVQQIKSAGVDLFDFRWGPSGRVLYFEGISREVRNLWKVEVDPQSLRWIAGPERLTTAAGPDTDIAISPDGHNLAFTTRTQETRLWSFKFNALTGQVKDAGQPITPTGMETLSFDLSRDGKRLAFIGTRAGRHELRESTLADGKEKLLTAADAFSFSAARWSRDGKRLAYVRSRALNQASRQYEHTLEHSMMVLDLSNGNEQVLTSHHQLQGWSWDWTADEQYILGSSSRQTPGQWGLYLFPLGAAPNAENQVRLVSSRPGFGAFNARFSPDEKWICFIGGKSDDAGDVAIYVVPAVGGEWIRITEGREFNDKPRWSPDGRTIYFISNRTGFFNLWARSFDPVNGQPVGEVRRLTNFDSPGRMIPPRIVPLEMSLVQDRLVVPIMEVSGGIWILENVDR; from the coding sequence GTGAATCCTGATAACTGGCCGAAAGTAAAAGAGATTTTTGATCAGGCGTTGGCCCGGCCGGCGGGCGAGCGAGCGGCGTTTGTACGCGATGCGTGCGGCGATGACCAGGAGCTCCGGCAAGAAGTCGTATCGCTGTTGCGCTCTTACGAAGACGCGGAGAGTTTCATGGAGACGCCCGCCGTGCAATCAGCGGCCCGTTCACTGGCCGGTGACGGGAAGCTTTCTGTCGGTCAGCAGATAACGCATTACGTGATACGCGCGCTTATCGGCGAAGGCGGCATGGGCGAAGTCTATCTGGCGGAAGACATCGAGTTGCATCGCCAAGTCGCCATCAAGCGATTGCCTGCCGAACTGGCGACGAACCAAAGTCGGCTGCGACGCTTTGAGCAGGAAGCACGGGCCATCTCAGCGCTGAATCACCCGAACATCATAACGATCCATGAGATTGCTCAAGCCGATGGCCTGCGCTTTATCGTTTCTGAGTTTATCGACGGCGACACGCTGCGCGAACGAATGTTGGCAGAGCGCCTTAAGCTCACGACCGCGCTTGATATTGCGACTCAGGTTGCCGGAGCTTTAGCGGCCGCGCATGCCGCGGACATCGTTCACCGCGACATTAAACCGGAGAACATCATGATTCGCCGCGATGGCCTGGTGAAGGTCCTCGACTTTGGTGTGGCCAAACTCAATGAACCGCGCACGCTGGACATCGGATCCGAGTTGCCGACCGCGACCAGACTGAAAACTGAACCGGGTATGCTCATCGGAACGCCTTCATATATGTCGCCGGAACAAGCGCGCGGAGACGTGATTGACCAACGCACTGATCTCTGGGCAGTCGGCGTAGTTCTGTATGAAATGCTCGCGGGACATCCACCGTTTTCCGGCCAGACGTCCAGTCACATCATCGTTTCGATACTCGAACGCGAGCCGCCGCTGTTGGTGACATTAGCGGAAGACGTTCCGACTGAACTGCAACGGATTGTGCGCAAGACGCTCGCGAAAGATCGTGAGCAGCGATACCAAACGGCCCGGGATCTGCTGATTGATCTGAACAGCCTGCGACGCGATCTCGACCTTCAATCGGAAATAAAACGAAGCCGGGGCACGGATGCCAGTCTCTTCAAAACAGCTACGGGAACTGAGAATCGAGCGGCGCAATATGCGAGCGGCTCGTTCAGTTCGGCCACGATGGAATCCCGCGCGGTTGCGAATGCTGAAGATCAGATTTACGGGAAGAAACGACGGCAGCTGTATATCGGTATTGCCGGCGCCGCTCTGATCGCAATCGCGATCGTCACGACCGCAGTCCTCTTAAGTCGAAGATCACCGGTTGCTCGCCCGCCCACGCAGCGAGCGCTGGCGCGCCTGACCTTTGACGCGGGATTACAGAGCGAGCCCAGTTGGTCGCCGGATGGGCAGTTCGTTGCTTACAGCTCAAACCGCAGCGGCAATTTTGATATTTGGGTAAAGCCGTTGGGTGAAGGCGATCCGGTCCAGGTGACAAAATCATCTGCGCACGATTGGCAGCCGGACTGGTCTGTGGATGGCAAACGAATCGTGTTTCGTTCTGAGCGCGATGGCGGCGGTTTGTTCGTCGTGCCGGCGCCGACCGGCGGCAACGAACGCAAAATCTCTTCGTTTGGATATCGACCGCACTGGTCGCCCGACGGCTCGCAGATCCTCTTCTACAGCGTGGACTTTCACAACACGCCGTCGCCTCCGAAACTTTATTTGGTGGGGTTGGACGGCGCTCCGCCCCGCGAAGTGTTAAGTGAAGCACTCAGCGGGATGACAGGACGCCTTAGAGTGTCGTGGCATCCGGACGGAAAGCGCGTCTCGCTCTGGTCGGATAACAGCGGTGAACTTGCGTTCGAAACAGTTGCGCTGGTGGGCGGTGGCCGGGCAAAGTCCGAAATCAATCCCGAGGTTGTCCAGCAAATCAAATCGGCAGGCGTCGACTTATTCGATTTCCGCTGGGGGCCGTCGGGCCGCGTCCTCTATTTCGAGGGTATTTCGCGCGAGGTTCGCAATCTTTGGAAGGTCGAAGTCGATCCGCAGAGTCTCCGTTGGATTGCCGGTCCCGAACGATTGACCACTGCCGCAGGTCCCGATACCGATATAGCGATTTCGCCTGACGGTCACAACCTGGCATTCACGACGCGCACACAGGAAACGCGCCTGTGGTCATTCAAGTTCAACGCCCTTACTGGTCAAGTCAAAGACGCAGGCCAGCCGATCACGCCCACCGGAATGGAGACCCTCAGTTTTGACCTTTCGCGTGATGGCAAGCGGCTGGCGTTCATCGGGACACGCGCGGGGAGGCATGAGTTGCGCGAGAGCACTCTCGCGGATGGTAAGGAAAAACTGCTGACGGCCGCCGACGCGTTTTCGTTTTCGGCTGCGCGCTGGTCGCGAGATGGCAAACGCCTGGCCTACGTTCGCAGCCGCGCTTTGAACCAGGCAAGCCGACAGTATGAACATACGCTCGAACATTCGATGATGGTTTTGGATCTCAGCAACGGTAACGAACAGGTGCTGACTTCGCATCATCAACTTCAGGGGTGGAGTTGGGATTGGACGGCGGACGAACAATACATCCTCGGCAGCTCTTCGCGTCAAACGCCCGGACAGTGGGGTCTTTATCTCTTTCCGCTGGGGGCCGCTCCCAATGCTGAGAACCAAGTGAGGCTCGTTTCCAGCCGACCGGGCTTTGGCGCTTTCAATGCGCGGTTCTCTCCTGATGAGAAGTGGATTTGTTTCATTGGTGGCAAGAGCGATGACGCCGGCGATGTGGCGATTTATGTGGTGCCCGCAGTGGGTGGAGAGTGGATACGCATAACCGAAGGCCGTGAGTTTAACGACAAACCGCGATGGTCACCTGACGGCCGCACCATCTATTTCATTTCCAACCGAACAGGATTTTTCAATCTCTGGGCCAGAAGCTTTGATCCCGTCAACGGTCAACCCGTGGGAGAGGTGCGCCGGCTGACAAACTTCGACAGCCCCGGGAGAATGATTCCGCCCCGAATTGTTCCCTTGGAAATGTCGCTGGTTCAGGACCGGTTGGTGGTGCCGATTATGGAGGTCTCGGGCGGTATCTGGATTTTAGAAAATGTGGATCGCTAA